A region from the Thermodesulfobacteriota bacterium genome encodes:
- a CDS encoding 4Fe-4S dicluster domain-containing protein: protein MATKARGKASGKKSSETRMIPIYIMGKKYEVPETLTILTAMEYAGYRHIRGCGCRGGICGACATVYRLSGDHRLKFGLACQTVVAPDMYLAQIPFVPANKAIYDIEKLTPDINGIGRIYPDLYRCLACNTCSKACPMGISVMDYVQALLKGDIAGCARLSHSCTMCGICALRCPAELQQFHMAMLARRLYGRYLQPRARHLEQRVKQIKEGKFDSMMDEIMSLSNDELKQRYARREWEPESYENPDWQPEETKYLILD, encoded by the coding sequence ATGGCTACTAAAGCCAGGGGGAAAGCGTCCGGTAAAAAGTCTTCAGAGACCCGGATGATCCCGATATACATAATGGGTAAAAAGTATGAGGTGCCTGAGACCTTAACTATCCTTACGGCTATGGAATACGCAGGCTACCGGCATATCCGGGGCTGCGGATGCCGTGGCGGTATCTGTGGGGCCTGTGCCACGGTCTATCGTCTCTCCGGGGATCATCGTCTCAAATTCGGATTGGCCTGCCAGACCGTGGTGGCCCCGGATATGTACCTGGCACAGATACCGTTTGTCCCGGCAAACAAGGCCATATACGATATTGAAAAACTCACACCGGACATAAACGGCATTGGCCGGATTTATCCTGATCTCTACCGGTGTCTGGCCTGCAATACCTGCAGCAAGGCCTGCCCCATGGGTATCAGTGTGATGGACTATGTGCAGGCCCTCCTCAAAGGCGATATCGCCGGGTGCGCCCGCCTTTCGCATAGCTGCACCATGTGCGGTATCTGCGCCCTCCGTTGTCCCGCCGAGTTGCAGCAATTCCACATGGCCATGCTGGCCCGCCGGCTCTATGGCCGTTACCTCCAGCCGCGAGCCAGGCACCTGGAACAACGGGTTAAGCAGATAAAAGAAGGAAAATTTGATTCCATGATGGACGAGATCATGTCTTTGAGTAACGATGAATTGAAACAACGCTACGCCCGGCGGGAATGGGAGCCGGAGTCCTATGAAAACCCGGACTGGCAGCCGGAAGAAACGAAATATCTGATATTAGATTAA
- a CDS encoding FAD-binding protein: MAEGQASGYPPELKKFIRAVEKTRPERLARVKANQHFPRLTREEGEKVLKSYHPDYRPGGRRRLKVGANKGEILADEVADLLESYSRIDPDAFDDRLKKPDYETDVLILGGGGAGAVAALFARQNGLRVVIATKLRHGDSNTIMAEGGIQAADRPADSPYYHYLDTMGGGHFTNNPRLVKALTMDAPLIIQWLEDLGVMFDKDNEGNMIELKGGGICRRRMHSSADMIGAEIMRVQRDEIRNHPEEIQVLEFSPAVELLIDETKAVSGAVLYNLETSEYSVVKAKAVIMATGGFGRLHIQGFPTTNHYGATGDGLALAYRAGVPLVNMRYAQYHPTGTVFPEQNFGLLITEKVRTLGAQFINAHGREFAHPLEPRDIASSCIIRECTEKNSGVVAPTGHYGVWLDTPMIDLLRGKGTVEKELSAKYLQFKRYGIDISTEPIIVYPTLHYQNGGLEIDEWGATRISGLFAAGEVTGGIHGDNRLMGNSLLDIHVFGRRVGVKVSEFIKAVKKGNRLSLGHVRSYHAGLIKTGVKTKRVAPILLPDYVRRSAPVYPHKS, translated from the coding sequence ATGGCAGAAGGGCAGGCCAGCGGTTATCCCCCGGAGCTGAAAAAATTTATCCGGGCAGTAGAAAAAACGAGACCTGAGCGCCTGGCGCGGGTAAAGGCCAACCAACATTTCCCCAGGCTAACCCGGGAAGAAGGCGAAAAAGTGCTCAAGTCTTACCACCCGGACTACAGGCCGGGTGGACGCCGCAGACTCAAGGTCGGCGCCAATAAAGGCGAAATTCTGGCTGATGAAGTAGCCGACCTCCTGGAATCATATAGCCGGATCGATCCGGATGCCTTCGATGACCGGCTGAAAAAACCTGATTACGAGACTGACGTCCTGATCCTCGGTGGTGGCGGCGCGGGTGCGGTAGCCGCCCTCTTCGCCCGTCAGAACGGCCTACGGGTCGTTATTGCCACAAAGCTTCGCCATGGTGACTCAAACACCATTATGGCCGAAGGTGGAATACAGGCGGCAGACCGGCCGGCTGACTCGCCATACTACCATTACCTGGATACCATGGGCGGTGGCCATTTTACCAATAACCCCCGGCTGGTAAAGGCCCTGACCATGGATGCCCCGCTTATCATCCAATGGCTGGAAGATTTGGGCGTTATGTTTGATAAGGATAACGAGGGTAATATGATCGAGCTTAAAGGCGGGGGTATCTGCCGGAGGCGTATGCACTCTTCCGCGGATATGATCGGGGCCGAGATAATGCGTGTTCAGAGGGATGAAATACGCAATCACCCGGAGGAAATACAGGTACTGGAATTCTCGCCGGCCGTTGAACTGCTCATTGACGAGACAAAGGCCGTAAGCGGAGCCGTACTCTATAATCTTGAAACCAGTGAGTACAGTGTGGTCAAGGCCAAGGCAGTTATTATGGCCACCGGTGGTTTTGGCCGCCTCCATATTCAGGGGTTTCCCACAACCAACCACTATGGGGCAACCGGCGATGGGTTAGCGCTGGCCTATCGTGCAGGCGTGCCGCTGGTCAATATGCGTTACGCACAATACCACCCTACAGGCACGGTATTTCCGGAACAGAACTTCGGCCTGCTCATTACAGAGAAAGTGCGCACCCTTGGCGCGCAGTTTATAAACGCGCACGGCAGGGAATTTGCCCATCCTCTCGAACCCCGGGACATTGCCTCCTCATGTATTATCCGGGAATGTACAGAGAAAAACAGTGGAGTTGTGGCTCCAACCGGCCACTATGGAGTCTGGCTGGATACCCCGATGATTGACCTGCTGCGGGGCAAAGGGACAGTGGAGAAGGAACTGAGCGCCAAGTATCTACAGTTCAAACGATATGGCATAGATATTTCCACCGAGCCTATTATCGTTTATCCGACTCTTCACTATCAGAACGGGGGATTAGAAATTGATGAATGGGGAGCGACCAGAATTTCCGGGCTCTTTGCCGCCGGGGAAGTAACCGGAGGCATACATGGCGACAACCGTCTTATGGGGAATTCCCTTCTGGACATACATGTCTTTGGGCGGCGGGTCGGGGTGAAGGTCAGCGAATTCATCAAGGCCGTAAAAAAGGGCAACCGGCTTTCTCTTGGTCATGTCAGGAGTTACCACGCCGGTTTAATAAAAACAGGCGTAAAGACAAAACGGGTTGCCCCTATTTTGCTTCCTGATTACGTCCGCCGCTCTGCGCCAGTTTATCCTCATAAATCGTGA
- a CDS encoding peptidylprolyl isomerase, with protein sequence MLKKSGYMVLMLMLCVTFLSCTKEEPKQPEDVVVTEGPAQPDASPVLAEIGEEKITLNQLDRAIERLPLPYQERFKTEEGRKYVLDDLITTVLLSREAERLKLDQKPEIKEQLEGIKKRILSAGLLRAEMAKEPVPGQKESRQYYESHKEQFTEPEKVRMRQIVVRTAEEGQDIIKALREGHDFVQMAKEKSVDPSKANGGYIGWVGRDRMKPDFAETIFKLGKGEFSAPMPTAKGYVIILIEDKKAAIPVDYSKVEPAIIQRLRAEREEKVLGALRTRLFKEMNVTIYEDKLAQSGGRNQEAK encoded by the coding sequence ATGCTGAAAAAATCAGGTTATATGGTTCTCATGCTTATGTTGTGTGTCACGTTCTTGTCCTGTACCAAGGAAGAGCCGAAGCAGCCGGAAGATGTTGTGGTTACTGAAGGGCCTGCGCAACCGGATGCCTCGCCGGTGCTGGCCGAGATAGGGGAAGAGAAGATTACCTTGAATCAGCTTGACCGGGCTATTGAACGCCTTCCGTTGCCTTATCAGGAGAGGTTTAAGACTGAAGAAGGCCGGAAGTATGTCCTTGACGATCTTATTACTACCGTCCTTCTCAGCCGGGAGGCCGAGCGCCTTAAACTCGACCAGAAGCCGGAGATAAAGGAACAGTTAGAAGGTATTAAAAAACGAATCTTATCGGCAGGGCTGCTCAGGGCTGAGATGGCCAAAGAGCCTGTTCCAGGGCAAAAGGAGTCCAGGCAATATTATGAATCGCATAAGGAACAGTTTACTGAGCCGGAAAAGGTCAGGATGAGGCAGATTGTTGTCCGGACGGCCGAGGAAGGGCAGGACATTATAAAGGCCTTGCGGGAAGGGCATGATTTTGTCCAGATGGCTAAAGAAAAGTCTGTCGATCCCTCGAAGGCAAACGGCGGCTATATCGGATGGGTAGGCCGCGACCGGATGAAACCTGATTTTGCCGAAACTATCTTTAAGTTAGGCAAGGGAGAGTTTAGCGCGCCTATGCCTACGGCAAAGGGTTATGTGATTATATTGATTGAAGATAAAAAGGCCGCCATACCGGTGGACTATAGCAAGGTAGAACCGGCTATCATCCAAAGGCTCCGCGCGGAACGGGAGGAGAAGGTGCTTGGCGCCCTGCGCACCAGGCTTTTCAAGGAGATGAATGTCACGATTTATGAGGATAAACTGGCGCAGAGCGGCGGACGTAATCAGGAAGCAAAATAG
- a CDS encoding cation-translocating P-type ATPase yields the protein MRWHQKKTGEVIEDLGSSLKGLSPDEAEKRLREYGPNELKEKKKKTPFMMLLDQFKDFMILVLMAAAVISGIIGEPSDTIAIVVIVILNAILGFTQEYRAEKAMAALKKMAAPTATVIRNGTPENIPASRLVPGDVVLLEAGKVVPADLRLTEAAQLKVDEAALTGESVPVEKHTKALHDELLPIGDRKNMAYKGTFVTYGRGVGIIAATGMETELGKIATMLQEEEEVKTPLQKRLTTFGRKLAIAVLAICAIVFTVGIMRGEPVFLMLLTAISLAVAAIPEALPAVITISLALGAKKMVRQNALIRKLPAVETLGSVTYICSDKTGTLTLNKMTVEEIYVDGKVVTSDGLRVMSQDIRQTPEPAAHHSSLITLFRALALSNDSRPDSGGNIIGDPTEIALYNIARDNGFDKKELEGDFPRVAEIPFDSDRKCMTTFHAVSGQETGKKPGYISFTKGAIDVLLEKSKDILTSEGLRSINREEILRVNEKMAADGLRVLGMAMREWDSLPEDLSPESVETGLTILGLIGMMDPPREEAREAVALCKTAGIRPVMITGDHPLTAKAIAKRLGIIEDGSKAIITGRELEKLSLEDFEKRVEHIRVYARVAPEQKLKIVKALQDKGQFAAMTGDGVNDAPALKRADIGIAMGITGTDVSKEAAHMILLDDNFATIVKAVKEGRRIFDNIRKFIKYTMTSNSGEIWTIFLAPFLGLPIPLLPIHILWINLVTDGLPGLALAAEPAEKGVMNRPPRHPRESIFAHGLGVHIIWVGLLMGFASIFTQAWSIRTGHAHWQTMVFTVLCLSQMGHVLAIRSETESIFKQGIFTNRPLLGAFLLTFGLQMATIYIPPLNGIFKTQALSFPELMACLLLSSVVFWAVEIEKWYKRRNIQQNLLT from the coding sequence ATGCGCTGGCACCAGAAGAAGACAGGCGAGGTTATTGAAGACCTGGGTTCATCCCTTAAGGGCCTTTCTCCAGATGAAGCGGAGAAACGGCTCCGGGAATATGGGCCTAATGAATTAAAGGAAAAAAAGAAGAAGACCCCCTTCATGATGCTCCTTGACCAGTTCAAGGACTTCATGATCCTTGTCCTCATGGCTGCCGCAGTTATATCGGGAATCATTGGTGAGCCTTCAGATACCATCGCCATAGTGGTAATCGTCATTCTTAACGCCATCCTTGGATTCACCCAGGAATACCGGGCAGAAAAGGCCATGGCGGCCCTTAAAAAAATGGCGGCCCCGACGGCAACGGTCATAAGAAACGGAACGCCTGAAAATATCCCCGCATCCCGGCTCGTCCCTGGTGATGTGGTGCTCCTTGAGGCCGGGAAGGTTGTACCGGCAGACCTGAGACTTACTGAAGCCGCCCAGTTGAAGGTGGACGAGGCGGCGCTTACCGGAGAATCCGTGCCCGTTGAAAAACACACAAAGGCGCTCCATGACGAGCTTTTACCCATCGGTGACCGTAAGAACATGGCCTATAAAGGCACATTTGTAACCTATGGACGCGGCGTGGGTATTATTGCGGCCACAGGCATGGAGACCGAGCTCGGTAAGATTGCCACCATGCTACAGGAGGAGGAAGAGGTAAAAACGCCTCTGCAAAAAAGGTTGACGACCTTTGGCCGGAAACTGGCCATTGCCGTCCTGGCTATATGCGCTATTGTCTTTACCGTAGGCATTATGAGGGGAGAGCCGGTCTTTTTAATGCTCCTTACCGCTATATCCCTGGCCGTGGCGGCCATCCCGGAGGCGCTTCCGGCGGTAATAACCATATCCCTTGCCCTTGGCGCGAAGAAGATGGTCAGGCAGAACGCCCTCATAAGAAAACTACCGGCCGTGGAGACCCTCGGCTCTGTTACATACATCTGCTCTGATAAGACGGGCACACTCACCCTCAACAAAATGACAGTGGAGGAGATTTATGTAGATGGGAAGGTAGTAACGAGTGACGGGTTACGGGTTATGAGTCAAGACATCAGACAAACTCCGGAACCTGCCGCTCATCACTCATCACTCATCACTCTCTTCCGGGCCCTGGCCTTAAGCAATGACTCCCGGCCGGATTCCGGCGGGAATATAATCGGAGACCCGACCGAGATTGCGCTGTATAACATCGCCAGGGACAACGGCTTTGATAAAAAGGAACTGGAAGGGGATTTTCCGCGGGTTGCCGAGATTCCTTTTGACTCTGATAGAAAGTGCATGACCACCTTTCATGCAGTCAGCGGTCAGGAGACGGGAAAAAAGCCTGGATATATTTCCTTCACAAAGGGCGCTATAGATGTCCTGCTGGAAAAGTCAAAGGATATTTTGACATCAGAAGGGCTAAGATCAATAAACAGAGAAGAGATTCTCAGGGTAAATGAAAAGATGGCTGCCGATGGACTGAGGGTACTTGGCATGGCTATGAGAGAGTGGGATAGCCTGCCCGAGGATCTGTCCCCTGAGAGCGTGGAGACCGGGCTTACTATTTTAGGTCTTATAGGCATGATGGACCCGCCCCGGGAAGAGGCCAGGGAGGCGGTAGCATTATGTAAGACAGCCGGGATACGGCCGGTAATGATAACCGGGGATCACCCCCTTACGGCAAAGGCCATAGCCAAGAGGCTCGGCATTATTGAGGATGGCTCAAAAGCAATAATCACAGGGCGGGAACTGGAGAAATTATCGCTGGAAGACTTTGAAAAAAGGGTTGAGCATATCCGTGTTTATGCAAGGGTGGCCCCCGAACAGAAACTGAAGATAGTCAAGGCCCTCCAGGATAAAGGCCAATTCGCTGCCATGACCGGAGACGGCGTTAATGATGCGCCTGCCCTAAAAAGGGCGGATATCGGTATCGCCATGGGCATTACAGGAACCGACGTCTCCAAAGAGGCCGCCCACATGATCCTTCTCGACGACAACTTTGCCACCATTGTAAAGGCCGTCAAGGAAGGACGGCGCATCTTTGACAACATCCGCAAGTTTATAAAATATACCATGACCAGCAACTCCGGAGAGATATGGACCATATTCCTTGCCCCCTTTCTGGGACTCCCCATCCCCCTTTTGCCGATTCACATCCTCTGGATCAACTTGGTCACAGATGGACTTCCCGGCCTGGCCCTGGCCGCCGAACCGGCAGAAAAAGGAGTGATGAACAGGCCGCCGCGACACCCCCGGGAAAGCATTTTTGCCCACGGTCTTGGCGTCCATATAATCTGGGTAGGGCTCCTCATGGGCTTTGCATCCATCTTTACCCAGGCCTGGTCTATCCGGACCGGTCACGCCCACTGGCAGACCATGGTCTTTACCGTCCTCTGCCTTTCGCAGATGGGGCACGTCCTGGCTATCCGGTCGGAAACCGAGTCGATCTTTAAGCAGGGGATATTTACCAACCGTCCCTTGCTCGGAGCCTTTCTGCTCACCTTCGGGCTCCAGATGGCGACCATTTACATACCGCCGCTTAATGGTATATTCAAGACGCAGGCGTTGAGTTTCCCGGAGCTTATGGCCTGCCTCCTCCTGTCATCCGTGGTCTTCTGGGCAGTGGAGATAGAAAAATGGTATAAGCGCCGGAATATACAACAAAACCTTCTAACGTGA
- a CDS encoding lysophospholipid acyltransferase family protein, translated as MNDWKHKLILRLGPPLFTSLLSALYKTCRIEVFGKEYDEAFARKGQPMLCALWHFSLFYCTYHFRHRQGFALVSASKDGELMARAMQRLGYTTVRGSRTKGGLNAVKEIINLVKAGHGGGIVADGSQGPARVVQKGVMVIARETGAPIVPVTHAVKGAIRFNSWDNTVLSLPFSRLAFFYGEPLFVPPTARGAELEKYRKELEDRLNALVQKAEDYLR; from the coding sequence ATGAACGACTGGAAACACAAATTAATCCTCCGCCTCGGGCCGCCCCTCTTTACCTCCTTGTTGTCCGCCCTCTATAAGACTTGCCGCATTGAGGTATTCGGCAAGGAATATGATGAAGCCTTTGCCCGAAAAGGCCAACCCATGCTCTGCGCCCTCTGGCATTTCAGCCTATTCTACTGTACCTATCATTTCCGGCATCGGCAGGGTTTCGCCCTGGTCAGCGCCAGCAAAGATGGCGAACTAATGGCCCGCGCCATGCAGCGCCTCGGTTATACAACCGTACGGGGGTCAAGGACCAAAGGGGGGTTGAATGCCGTTAAGGAAATCATTAATCTGGTAAAAGCAGGACATGGAGGCGGAATCGTAGCCGACGGTTCGCAAGGCCCGGCCCGCGTAGTACAAAAGGGCGTAATGGTTATCGCCCGCGAGACCGGCGCCCCCATCGTCCCGGTCACCCATGCCGTGAAGGGGGCCATCCGGTTTAATAGCTGGGACAACACCGTCCTGTCCCTCCCCTTTTCACGCCTGGCCTTCTTTTACGGCGAACCGCTCTTCGTCCCACCCACCGCACGGGGCGCCGAACTGGAGAAATACCGCAAGGAACTGGAAGACAGACTGAACGCCCTGGTACAGAAGGCAGAGGATTATTTGAGGTAA
- a CDS encoding four helix bundle protein, with translation MPTKYFEDLEIWKSARELTNKIYEITTDGAFSRDYGLRDQIRRAAVSVMSNIAEGYERGGNQELIQFLSIAKGSSGEVRSQLYIAMDQGYVDKKKGEILIDAFKRLSIMLNNFMEYLKGSPYKGAKYKMPRPKSMKEEMEEIMKEFKSDKNEPA, from the coding sequence ATGCCTACCAAGTATTTCGAAGACCTCGAAATCTGGAAATCAGCCAGGGAGTTAACCAACAAAATTTATGAAATAACCACCGATGGCGCTTTTTCAAGAGATTATGGACTGAGAGATCAGATAAGAAGAGCGGCAGTTTCTGTCATGTCCAATATCGCTGAAGGATATGAGCGAGGCGGCAATCAAGAACTGATCCAGTTTTTATCCATTGCCAAAGGCTCAAGCGGTGAAGTAAGGAGTCAGCTCTATATAGCCATGGATCAGGGATATGTGGACAAAAAGAAAGGCGAGATATTGATTGACGCCTTTAAAAGGCTTTCCATCATGCTCAATAACTTCATGGAATATCTGAAAGGAAGCCCATACAAGGGTGCGAAATATAAGATGCCGAGACCAAAGAGTATGAAAGAAGAGATGGAAGAAATTATGAAGGAATTTAAATCAGATAAAAACGAACCGGCTTGA
- a CDS encoding exonuclease domain-containing protein — MRCVVVDVETTGLSPGNGDRVIEVGAVENGVPFNEK, encoded by the coding sequence ATGCGTTGTGTTGTGGTGGATGTTGAAACCACCGGTTTATCCCCGGGAAATGGGGATCGGGTCATAGAAGTCGGGGCGGTGGAAAACGGCGTGCCGTTCAACGAGAAATGA
- the cas3 gene encoding CRISPR-associated helicase Cas3' has protein sequence MKDHLMSVGDLVRSFAGQWPFAEEAVLAGLLHDLGKYADLFQARLRGEASGLDHWSPGAWVALRDYRCVAAALAVQGHHVGLQQGSLQALRNLEPAVLSQRHPQKLKLSDADVARLTTRLAGDRMIISKPENCIIDTQEIFKNPVASMLNVRMLFSCLTDADFLDTEAHFEGDEQGKIYRESSPVLDAMEALQALEHFMTVEVHRKNEADRCVREARNALWETVTVAADNKPGLFTLTAPTGSGKTLAMLKFALEHAARNKSMKRIILAVPFLSIIEQTANIYRDVFKEFPDNYVLEHHSLAGLGSEKAKTDAEAASERSRRLLAENWDAPIIITTNVQLLESLFSNRPSACRKLHNLMESVIMFDEAQTLPQSLAVHTLAALSHLSQAYGTTILFATATQPAFDALDGAVTKLVNVGWRPVEAAPEHARLYDALRRYKVKWPKREETSDWATLSEEIRNEEQVLCVVNLKSHAAALLEELKNDDAVFHLSTNLCALHRREVLDEVRTRLKKGQVCRLISTQCVEAGVDIDFPVVYRALAPLDAIAQAAGRCNREGRLADADGKKMMGHVRVFEPTVEGDYRKRYPTRAYFQAAEVTRSMLTLTGVAGLDLNDPAVFRDYYHRLYDLSKPETQSKELGNAVIAVDFVRVAKEYRLIDQSAIQVLVPYGKCIDRFNELRSQQDKEGINSQWIRQAQGLAVSVYRPLNNHPNLIPAKLRYGKGTSDEWFIFQETEDGKYDDIKGLILPKTLQIYIA, from the coding sequence GTGAAAGACCACTTGATGTCGGTCGGCGATCTTGTACGTTCTTTCGCCGGGCAGTGGCCTTTTGCGGAGGAAGCCGTCCTTGCCGGCCTGCTTCACGATCTCGGCAAGTACGCTGATCTCTTTCAGGCGCGTTTGCGGGGAGAAGCGAGCGGGTTGGACCATTGGTCGCCAGGGGCGTGGGTCGCCTTGCGGGACTATCGGTGCGTCGCAGCAGCTTTGGCGGTACAAGGGCATCACGTCGGTCTGCAACAGGGTAGTCTGCAAGCTCTTCGCAACTTGGAGCCAGCAGTCCTTTCCCAAAGGCACCCGCAGAAATTGAAGCTCAGTGACGCCGATGTCGCACGCCTTACAACCCGTCTTGCCGGGGATAGGATGATTATCTCGAAACCGGAAAATTGCATCATTGATACGCAAGAGATATTCAAGAATCCCGTCGCTTCCATGCTGAACGTAAGAATGCTCTTCTCGTGTCTGACAGATGCCGATTTTCTGGACACTGAGGCCCATTTCGAGGGGGACGAACAGGGCAAAATATATCGTGAGAGCAGTCCGGTACTGGACGCGATGGAGGCCCTTCAAGCATTGGAGCATTTCATGACCGTCGAGGTGCACAGAAAAAACGAAGCGGACAGATGTGTGCGTGAAGCAAGAAATGCGCTATGGGAGACGGTCACAGTCGCAGCGGATAATAAACCGGGTCTTTTCACTCTAACTGCGCCGACCGGTAGCGGCAAGACTCTGGCCATGCTGAAGTTCGCATTAGAGCATGCTGCCCGCAACAAAAGCATGAAACGGATAATTCTTGCTGTGCCGTTTCTGTCTATCATCGAACAGACGGCAAATATCTATCGGGATGTCTTTAAGGAATTTCCGGACAACTACGTGCTTGAGCATCACAGTCTGGCGGGGCTGGGCAGCGAAAAGGCAAAGACCGATGCCGAGGCTGCAAGTGAGCGCTCCCGCAGGCTACTGGCTGAGAATTGGGATGCGCCGATCATTATCACCACTAATGTGCAACTGCTCGAATCGCTCTTCTCCAACCGCCCTTCGGCCTGCCGGAAACTGCATAATCTGATGGAGTCGGTCATCATGTTTGACGAGGCTCAGACGTTGCCGCAGTCTCTTGCCGTGCATACGCTGGCGGCGCTATCCCATCTGTCGCAAGCATACGGAACAACAATTCTCTTTGCCACGGCGACCCAGCCGGCCTTCGATGCCCTGGACGGTGCTGTTACGAAACTTGTTAATGTCGGGTGGCGACCTGTCGAGGCTGCACCCGAGCACGCCCGTCTATATGATGCGCTTCGCCGTTATAAGGTTAAATGGCCGAAGCGAGAGGAAACGTCAGATTGGGCAACATTATCTGAGGAGATCAGAAATGAGGAGCAAGTGCTCTGCGTCGTGAACCTCAAGAGCCACGCGGCCGCGCTCCTTGAAGAGTTGAAGAATGATGATGCTGTCTTTCATCTCTCCACTAACCTTTGCGCTCTACATCGCCGCGAGGTTCTGGACGAGGTACGTACCAGATTAAAGAAAGGGCAGGTCTGCCGACTGATCTCAACTCAATGCGTTGAGGCTGGTGTTGATATTGATTTTCCCGTTGTCTATCGTGCCCTCGCTCCGTTGGATGCCATCGCTCAAGCCGCTGGCCGCTGTAACCGGGAAGGACGACTTGCCGACGCTGACGGTAAAAAAATGATGGGACATGTGCGGGTGTTCGAGCCGACTGTCGAGGGCGACTATCGGAAACGCTACCCGACTCGCGCCTACTTTCAAGCAGCGGAAGTCACACGAAGCATGCTAACACTGACAGGTGTTGCGGGCCTTGACTTGAACGATCCGGCTGTGTTCCGAGATTACTACCACCGGCTTTATGATCTGAGCAAGCCGGAAACTCAGAGCAAAGAACTTGGGAATGCCGTGATTGCCGTTGATTTCGTTCGAGTGGCGAAGGAATACCGATTGATTGACCAGTCGGCCATTCAGGTTTTAGTCCCTTACGGAAAGTGCATTGACCGGTTCAATGAATTGCGTAGCCAGCAGGACAAGGAAGGGATCAATTCCCAATGGATACGACAAGCTCAGGGACTGGCGGTCAGTGTGTATCGCCCATTAAACAACCATCCTAATCTTATCCCGGCAAAGTTGAGATATGGAAAGGGAACATCGGATGAATGGTTCATCTTTCAAGAAACCGAGGATGGAAAATACGACGACATAAAGGGTTTGATACTTCCGAAGACACTACAGATTTACATAGCCTGA
- the cas5c gene encoding type I-C CRISPR-associated protein Cas5c, with protein sequence MSKRTHTIEVWGDFACFTRPEMKVERFSYPVITPSAARGIFDAIYWDCDLRKDDGVIRPYFHWQVERIEVLEMPRYIALRRNEVKGTGPGKAAINKWISGKENPEPLWADGEDATTGRTQRQTMALKNVHYRLTARIIPKAQFAAPEQINKFDNMFERRAKHGKCFQQPFFGCSEFPAFFEYVESGEERKPPASFDQHIGWMLYDVFDLRRDVVKDDQPFISLFDASVKFGVLEVPPFESEKVRKPERGRV encoded by the coding sequence GTGAGCAAACGAACGCATACAATTGAAGTCTGGGGCGATTTTGCCTGCTTCACGCGCCCAGAAATGAAGGTCGAGCGTTTCAGCTATCCGGTCATCACACCATCCGCCGCGCGGGGGATCTTCGACGCCATCTACTGGGACTGCGATCTCAGGAAGGATGACGGAGTGATTCGCCCGTACTTCCACTGGCAGGTGGAGCGGATCGAGGTGCTGGAAATGCCGCGCTACATTGCCTTGCGAAGGAATGAGGTGAAAGGAACTGGTCCTGGAAAGGCCGCCATAAATAAATGGATAAGCGGCAAAGAAAATCCTGAACCGCTCTGGGCAGATGGAGAGGATGCCACAACAGGCCGCACTCAACGGCAGACAATGGCCCTAAAGAACGTCCACTACCGACTGACTGCAAGGATCATCCCCAAGGCTCAGTTCGCGGCACCGGAACAGATTAACAAGTTTGATAACATGTTTGAGCGGCGGGCTAAACATGGTAAGTGTTTTCAGCAGCCATTTTTCGGGTGCAGCGAGTTTCCGGCTTTCTTCGAATATGTGGAGTCGGGTGAAGAAAGAAAGCCGCCAGCATCATTCGACCAACACATCGGCTGGATGCTCTACGATGTTTTCGATCTTCGGCGTGATGTCGTTAAAGACGATCAACCGTTTATCTCTCTCTTCGATGCTTCCGTGAAATTCGGCGTTCTTGAGGTCCCACCTTTTGAGAGCGAAAAGGTCCGGAAGCCGGAAAGGGGGCGCGTCTGA